A region from the Francisella orientalis FNO12 genome encodes:
- a CDS encoding S8 family serine peptidase → MAAGNDGKNLFNDIPSGCRDINAIVVESTGPKGLLAPYSTYYAPDGILKWRVNSLVVRAPGGDSYNYGKTAQIYSTLNNYEYGYMQGTSVATPHVTSIIALLYANLQESQFPEQDISTVRKALEDSKDIYSPNIVNAKNSLKNLGNTSQKQVA, encoded by the coding sequence ATTGCTGCAGGTAATGATGGTAAAAATCTATTTAATGACATACCATCAGGTTGTAGAGATATAAATGCGATAGTTGTTGAATCTACAGGACCAAAAGGATTGTTAGCACCTTACTCTACATACTATGCTCCGGATGGAATTCTAAAATGGAGAGTAAACAGTCTAGTTGTTAGAGCTCCTGGTGGTGATAGTTATAATTATGGCAAAACAGCACAGATTTACTCTACATTAAATAATTATGAGTATGGCTATATGCAGGGTACATCTGTGGCTACTCCTCATGTTACTAGTATTATTGCGTTGTTATATGCTAATTTACAAGAGTCGCAGTTTCCAGAGCAAGATATAAGTACAGTAAGAAAGGCTCTAGAAGATTCTAAGGATATTTATAGTCCAAATATTGTTAATGCTAAAAACTCATTGAAGAATTTGGGAAATACTAGCCAAAAGCAAGTGGCTTAG
- a CDS encoding FTL_1293 family small RNA FtrC-regulated protein, translated as MKIPNEKEFAIKKAILKALEQGYSVAQLADGFGVSRSLIYKYRRVLRDQGFIRKNENDMYVITENKFSMKPETPKTASLDLKYAELSDPDTYSEQNQPIETVDNETFSDESHLQDNSLATIESIQDSVEQMQRLNELKKANKLRAKKGFLNKVFGKIKKII; from the coding sequence ATGAAAATACCTAACGAGAAAGAATTCGCTATAAAAAAAGCTATTCTAAAAGCCCTTGAGCAAGGCTATAGCGTTGCTCAGTTAGCGGATGGTTTTGGAGTTTCTAGAAGCCTGATATACAAATATCGTAGAGTACTTAGAGATCAAGGTTTCATCAGAAAAAATGAAAATGATATGTATGTCATTACTGAGAATAAATTTTCTATGAAACCAGAAACTCCTAAGACCGCTAGTCTTGATCTAAAATATGCTGAGTTAAGTGACCCTGATACTTATTCTGAACAAAATCAACCTATCGAAACTGTAGATAATGAAACTTTTTCTGATGAAAGCCATCTGCAAGATAATAGTTTAGCAACTATAGAATCAATTCAAGATTCCGTAGAACAAATGCAAAGACTTAATGAACTCAAAAAAGCTAATAAATTAAGAGCAAAAAAAGGTTTTTTGAATAAGGTCTTTGGAAAAATTAAAAAAATTATTTAG